The stretch of DNA GGAAATAGTATTCGTATCGGCATCACGGGTGTTCCAGGTGCGGGGAAAAGTACGTTTATCGAAGCGTTCGGGAAATATTTGTGTGACATTGGATTTAAAGTGGCTGTACTCGCCATTGATCCGAGCTCAAGCCTTACAGGTGGCAGTATTTTAGGGGATAAAACTCGAATGGAAGAACTCGTTCGACACGAAAATGCTTTCATTCGACCATCTCCTTCTGCAGGGACACTCGGTGGCGTTCACAAAAAAACGCGAGAAACGATGTTGCTTTGTGAAGCTGCAGGTTACGATGTTATCTTGATTGAAACGGTCGGTGTTGGGCAAAGTGAAACGATTGTACGCGGCATGGTCGATTTCTTTATGTTACTCGTTTTAACAGGCGCGGGGGACGAACTTCAAGGAATGAAGAAAGGCATTATGGAACTGGCCGATTTGCTGATTGTGCATAAAGCGGATGGAGACAATCTGAAAATGTCGAAAAAGACCGTTGCCGAATATGAGCAAATTCTTCATTTCCTACAACCTGCCAGTCTAGGCTGGACGACAAAAGCTATGCCTGTCTCTTCTATTGAAAAAATGGGAATACGCGAAGTTTGGAAAGTAATCGGTTCTTTTAAAGAAACGTTGACTGAATCAGGCGTTTTTGATGAACGCCGCCAGTCACAGACAAAAGAGTGGTTTCGTACGATGATTTTAGATCGTCTAATGGATGAATTTTATGGAACCCCACAGACGAAATCGCAAGTGAAATCGCTGGAAAAAGAAATTTTACAAGGTGATTTGACCGTTTCACAGGCAGTTGAGCAATTATTTACAAACACGTCCAAAACCTAGATTTTGCGTGTCTATTAATGACCTGCTATTATTAATGGTGAAGTTTGAGAGGAGTTTTACAAATGAACATGGATTTTAACATATTGATGAATGATATAGTACGTCAGGCACGTGGTGAGATGGAGGCAAGTGGTTATGAGCAATTGACTTCTGCAGAAGATGTTGAACAAGCATTCTCCCGTCCAGGTACGTCTTTAGTGATGATTAACTCTGTATGTGGTTGTGCAGGCGGCATTGCTCGCCCTGCAGCAGCGAATGCAGTACATTACGACAAACGACCAAATCATTTAGTAACAGTATTTGCAGGACAAGATAAAGAAGCAACTGCTCAAGCTCGTATGTTGTTTGGGGATGACCATTTGCCATCTTCACCTTCATTTGTTCTATTAAAAGATGGACAAGCTGTTGCTGATATCGGTCGCCACGAAATCGAAGGACATGACCCAATGTCAGTCATCACACACATTCAAGCGCTGTTTGAAGAACATTGTGACGAGCTATAAGGAAAGGAAGAGCACTTAGTTGGTGCTCTTTTTTCTTCTTTATTTATTGACTCTACACTTGTGGGTCTCACTCTTCACGTATATAGCTAGAAGATTATATTTGGTTACTCTAAATGCATGTTAAGAATTGTTGATTTTCACTTTTCTTGCGAAAGTTGGTGTACTCATGAATTTCCGACGATTTAAAATTGGTTATCGGACATTAAAAACGGCAGTTGGCGCGAGTATAGCCATGCTTATTGCCATGTTTTTGAATTTGGATTATTATAGTTCCGCCTTCATTTTGACCGTTTTGTGCATTCAACCCACTAAACGGAAGTCACTACGTGCAGTTTATTCACGTATCATTGCCAGCATCATCGGGGTGGGGTTCGCTTTCGTATTTTTTGAAGGAATCGCGTATCATCCACTAGTTTTCGGCCTTATTTTAATATTATTTATTCCAACGCTTGTATCCTTAAGATTTCAGGATGGCTTTGTTTCTAGCGTTGTCATCCTCCTGCATTTATTTGATGCTAAAGATATGTCATGGTCACTGTTGTGGAATGAAGTTCAATTGATGATTGTCGGATTTGGTGTGGCATTGTTAGTTAACTTATATATGCCTTCAATCGAGAAGGATTTAAAAAAATATCGTTTGGATCTCGAGTCCTTGTATTCGAAGATTTTTCATGAAATTACTTCGTATTTACGAAACGGAGAATCGGATTGGGATGGAAAAGAACTTGTTGAAGCCTCTGAAGTGATTGAAAAAGGAAAAGCTCTTGCTTATCAGGATGTCGAAAACCATTTAAACCGCAGACAAAATCTGCATTACCTATATTTCGATATGCGCGAACAACAGTTCGAAATTATTGAGAGAGTTTTACCGAAAATAACTGCGTTGCCAGTTAATATTTCTCATTGTTACATTGTCGCTGACTTTATGGAAGAATTGGCGAATCACGTACATTCCGGAAATACGGCTCATAAGTTTATATCGAAGCTAGATGAGGTTAAAGAAGACTTTGCTAAGATGCCTCTTCCGAAAGATCATGAAAACTTTCTGGCGATGGCGGCACTTTATCAATTCATCGAAGAGATGGAACAGTATTTACGTATCAAACGTAGCTTTGTTGGATTTAATATGAAAAAAAAGACAGCTTCGAAGGAGTAATAAGATTCCCTTCGAAGCTGTTTTTTAAAAGAACAAGCTTAATCCAAACAAGATACTTGATAAAGCCATCATGATGATCATTAAATAGATGACAAACTTGCGGAAATTAGCATTACGCATGCGAGACAACTCCTTTAACTAGCTATTCTTAAGTTTAGTAGAAACTGAAAAAATTCTCAAGAGGTAGAGTTTTCAAAAAGAAATCGGTACAATAGAGGATGGAGAAAACAGAAGGGTGTGGCTATTTTGAAAAAGGTCGATCATATCGGCATCGCCGTTAAAAGTCTAGATGAAACAATCCCTTATTATACAGAAACATTAGGTTTAACAGTTTTGAAAATCGAAGAAGTAGCTTCTGAATCAGTACGTGTGGCATTCATTGATGCAGGTAACGTCAAACTTGAGTTACTGGAGCCAATGTCTGAACAAAGTGCCATTCACTCTTTCATTGAAAAAAAAGGGGAAGGCATTCATCACATTGCTTTTGGAGTAGAGGGCATCGACGAACGCATGATTGAACTTCGTGAAAAAGGCGTACGAATATTAAATGAACAGCCGAAGATTGGAGCGGGTGGTGCTCAAGTTGCCTTCTTGCATCCAAAGTCTTCTTTCGGTGTACTTTATGAATTGTGTGATAAAAGCGGGTTAAAGGGGTAATATACATGGACATTTATGAAAAAATCAATGATTTATACGATCGCAAGCGTGAAATAGAACTGGGCGGCGGAGACGATAGAATTGAAAAACAGCACGCTAAAGGAAAATTGACAGCACGTGAACGCATCGATTTATTGGTCGATCCAGGAACGTTCGTTGAATTGAATCCATTCATTGAACACCGTACGGTCGACTTTGGCATGGACACTCAAAAAGGGCCAGGGGATGGAGTCGTTACAGGATACGGGAAAGTAAATGGTCGTGCGATTTATTTATTCTCTCAGGACTTCACAGTATTTGGCGGAGCACTTGGTGAGATGCATGCGATGAAAATTGCCAATGTCATGGACTTGGCAGCCAAAAATGGCGCACCGTTCATTGGGTTAAATGATTCTGGTGGTGCACGTATTCAAGAGGGCGTTGTGTCTCTTGATGGATATGGCCATATTTTCTATCGTAATACCATTTATTCAGGCGTCATTCCGCAAATCTCGGTCATTATGGGACCATGTGCCGGTGGGGCAGTCTATTCTCCAGCAATCACGGATTTTGTCTTTATGGTCGATAAAACAAGCCAAATGTTTATTACCGGTCCAAAAGTTATTGAAACAGTTACAGGAGAAAAAATATCTTCTGAGGACTTGGGCGGTTCAAAAGTACATAATGCCATCAGTGGAAATGCTCATTTCCGTGCTGAAACAGAGCAGGAAATACTTCAGCAGGTTAGAGATTTACTAAGTTTCTTGCCACAAAATAACGATGAGAAACCACCTCGTCTGGAAGCTGACCAAATGGATGATTATCGACCTGAAT from Paenisporosarcina sp. FSL H8-0542 encodes:
- a CDS encoding aromatic acid exporter family protein, with amino-acid sequence MNFRRFKIGYRTLKTAVGASIAMLIAMFLNLDYYSSAFILTVLCIQPTKRKSLRAVYSRIIASIIGVGFAFVFFEGIAYHPLVFGLILILFIPTLVSLRFQDGFVSSVVILLHLFDAKDMSWSLLWNEVQLMIVGFGVALLVNLYMPSIEKDLKKYRLDLESLYSKIFHEITSYLRNGESDWDGKELVEASEVIEKGKALAYQDVENHLNRRQNLHYLYFDMREQQFEIIERVLPKITALPVNISHCYIVADFMEELANHVHSGNTAHKFISKLDEVKEDFAKMPLPKDHENFLAMAALYQFIEEMEQYLRIKRSFVGFNMKKKTASKE
- the mce gene encoding methylmalonyl-CoA epimerase; this encodes MKKVDHIGIAVKSLDETIPYYTETLGLTVLKIEEVASESVRVAFIDAGNVKLELLEPMSEQSAIHSFIEKKGEGIHHIAFGVEGIDERMIELREKGVRILNEQPKIGAGGAQVAFLHPKSSFGVLYELCDKSGLKG
- a CDS encoding BrxA/BrxB family bacilliredoxin; translation: MNMDFNILMNDIVRQARGEMEASGYEQLTSAEDVEQAFSRPGTSLVMINSVCGCAGGIARPAAANAVHYDKRPNHLVTVFAGQDKEATAQARMLFGDDHLPSSPSFVLLKDGQAVADIGRHEIEGHDPMSVITHIQALFEEHCDEL
- the prli42 gene encoding stressosome-associated protein Prli42, which gives rise to MRNANFRKFVIYLMIIMMALSSILFGLSLFF
- the meaB gene encoding methylmalonyl Co-A mutase-associated GTPase MeaB, which produces MEGQENQQKSAMHVMGGLKSTHDGMGQTSRKQFRRSHKKEISVDDFSREIRQGSRLHLAKAITLLESTVMDDKRTGQQLLQELLPHTGNSIRIGITGVPGAGKSTFIEAFGKYLCDIGFKVAVLAIDPSSSLTGGSILGDKTRMEELVRHENAFIRPSPSAGTLGGVHKKTRETMLLCEAAGYDVILIETVGVGQSETIVRGMVDFFMLLVLTGAGDELQGMKKGIMELADLLIVHKADGDNLKMSKKTVAEYEQILHFLQPASLGWTTKAMPVSSIEKMGIREVWKVIGSFKETLTESGVFDERRQSQTKEWFRTMILDRLMDEFYGTPQTKSQVKSLEKEILQGDLTVSQAVEQLFTNTSKT
- a CDS encoding carboxyl transferase domain-containing protein; translated protein: MDIYEKINDLYDRKREIELGGGDDRIEKQHAKGKLTARERIDLLVDPGTFVELNPFIEHRTVDFGMDTQKGPGDGVVTGYGKVNGRAIYLFSQDFTVFGGALGEMHAMKIANVMDLAAKNGAPFIGLNDSGGARIQEGVVSLDGYGHIFYRNTIYSGVIPQISVIMGPCAGGAVYSPAITDFVFMVDKTSQMFITGPKVIETVTGEKISSEDLGGSKVHNAISGNAHFRAETEQEILQQVRDLLSFLPQNNDEKPPRLEADQMDDYRPELTDVVPFDAIRPYDIRKVIEQVVDQDSFMEVQKEFARNIVIGLARIKGEVVGLVCNQPKVMAGGLDINSSDKAARFIRFCDSFNIPIITFEDVTGFFPGIKQEHGGIIRHGAKILYAYSEATVPKMTVILRKAYGGAYVALNSKSIGADLVFSWPNAEIAVMGPQGAANVIFSREIAQSDNPEQTRATKIEEYREKFANPYVAAARGMVDDVIDPRETRIKLIQALDMMRNKKETRPTKKHGNIPL